GTTCTCAAATCCTCGACTTCGAGGGTGATGATGGCGTCGTATCTTCCGAAGACCGAGTCAGCAGCTACAACACCTTTTATCGCGGAGGCCTCCTTAAGAAACCGTACTATGTCCTCCGACGTTCCGGGCTTTGCTGAAACCAAAACATATGCCTTAACCATGCGCCATCACACGTCGAAGTAGAGGTAGAACTCGTAGGGATGAGGCTTTGTGGCCACGTCTATAAACATCTTGAGCTGCATCTCTGTGTATACCTCTATCAAATCCTCGGTGAACACCGGCTTGAGAAACTCATGGTCGCTTAACAACTCTTCAACAGCTTCTCGAAGCGAGCCGGGAAGCTCCCGTATCCCAAGCTGCTTTCTCCTCTCGGGGCTGAGCTTGTAAATGTCCTCGTTAACAGGGTCGCCGGGGTCAATCTTCTTCTTGATTCCATCGATTCCGGCCGCGGCCATTGCAGCGAAGCAGAGGTAGGGGTTGGCTGATGGGTCTGGAGTCCTAAACTCTATTCTCTTTGACTTCATCGATGCGCGGCCTCTGTAGTAAACGGGTATGCGTATGTTTGCGGACCTGTTTGACCTGCTCCACGCTATGAAAACCGGGGCCTCGTATCCGGGGACGAGTCTCCTGAAAGAGTTTGTTGTAGGGTTGGTTATGGCTGTCAACGCGCGGCTGTGCTCGAGAAGCCCTCCCACAAAGTATCTCCCCAGCTGGCTGAGCTCCGCATATTCATCGTTTTCGTCGTAGAAGAGGTTT
The sequence above is drawn from the Candidatus Caldarchaeum subterraneum genome and encodes:
- a CDS encoding AsnC family transcriptional regulator is translated as MVKAYVLVSAKPGTSEDIVRFLKEASAIKGVVAADSVFGRYDAIITLEVEDLRTLSQVLYKVIEKIPNVVRTETCIVMFSGNG